A single genomic interval of Roseomonas aeriglobus harbors:
- a CDS encoding cupin domain-containing protein — MTAPRILRTDDLPRHDRGGGISTVPLVDRGTGSTGFLNGVTILAPGSAVPRHWHNCDESVLVISGDAVAEIDGIEHDLRAGDVSFIPAGLPHGFSNPSTLHEARIFWTYAAIDADRTDAATGLCRPIDAEHRGLGL, encoded by the coding sequence ATGACCGCTCCACGCATTCTTCGCACCGACGACCTGCCGCGCCATGACCGCGGCGGCGGCATCTCCACCGTACCGCTGGTCGACCGCGGCACCGGGTCGACCGGCTTCCTGAACGGCGTGACGATCCTGGCGCCGGGTTCCGCCGTGCCGCGCCACTGGCACAACTGCGACGAGAGCGTCCTGGTAATCTCGGGCGATGCCGTGGCGGAGATCGACGGGATCGAGCACGACCTGCGCGCCGGCGACGTGAGTTTCATCCCCGCCGGCCTGCCGCATGGTTTCAGCAACCCGTCGACCCTTCACGAAGCGCGGATATTCTGGACCTACGCCGCGATCGACGCGGACCGGACCGATGCGGCGACCGGCCTATGCCGGCCCATCGATGCGGAACATCGAGGCCTAGGCCTCTAG
- a CDS encoding isocitrate/isopropylmalate dehydrogenase family protein — protein MKLLVLPGDGIGPEITDATLDVLATADARWRLRLDIELAEIGLASLASSGTTLPDAVLARVPQVDGVILGPVSHYDYPPPERGGINPSGRLRTQFALGANIRPCRTRACLSPLGRSIDVVIVREATEGFYADRNMHAGIPEFMTDADTALSVRKITSAACRRVALAAFEIARGRRRKVTAVHKANVLKMTDGLFLREVSAVAADFPDVTLDEVIVDAAAALLIRDPARFDVIVTTNMFGDILSDEASELAGGLGLGGSLNIGDGICVAQAQHGSAPDIAGRGIANPTSLIVSAAMLLDWRGRRDERTALCEAAAGIERAVDRALDDPGARTPDVGGSGTTSGFAAALIAALAP, from the coding sequence GTGAAGCTCCTAGTTCTCCCCGGCGACGGCATCGGGCCCGAAATTACCGACGCCACGCTCGACGTGCTGGCGACGGCCGACGCGCGCTGGCGGCTGCGGCTCGATATCGAACTCGCCGAGATCGGCCTGGCCAGCCTGGCGTCGAGCGGCACCACCCTGCCCGACGCGGTGCTGGCGCGGGTGCCGCAGGTTGACGGCGTCATCCTCGGCCCGGTGTCGCATTACGATTACCCGCCGCCCGAGCGCGGCGGGATCAACCCGTCGGGCAGGCTCCGCACGCAGTTCGCGCTGGGGGCCAATATCCGCCCGTGCCGCACGCGCGCGTGTCTGTCGCCGCTCGGCAGGTCGATCGACGTGGTGATCGTCCGCGAGGCGACCGAAGGCTTCTACGCCGACCGTAACATGCACGCCGGCATCCCCGAATTTATGACCGACGCGGACACCGCGCTGTCGGTGCGCAAGATCACCAGCGCCGCCTGCCGCCGCGTCGCCCTGGCGGCGTTCGAGATCGCGCGCGGACGACGGCGCAAGGTGACTGCAGTGCATAAGGCCAACGTCCTCAAGATGACCGATGGCTTGTTCCTGCGCGAGGTTAGCGCGGTCGCGGCGGATTTTCCCGATGTGACGCTGGACGAGGTCATTGTCGACGCCGCCGCCGCGCTGCTGATCCGCGACCCCGCGCGCTTCGATGTGATCGTCACCACCAACATGTTCGGCGACATCCTTTCGGACGAGGCATCCGAACTGGCCGGCGGCCTTGGCCTCGGCGGGTCGCTGAACATCGGCGACGGCATCTGCGTCGCGCAGGCGCAGCACGGCTCGGCGCCCGACATCGCCGGCCGCGGCATCGCCAATCCCACGTCGCTGATCGTTTCGGCCGCCATGCTGCTCGACTGGCGCGGCCGGCGGGACGAGCGGACGGCGTTGTGCGAGGCGGCGGCCGGCATCGAGCGCGCCGTCGATCGGGCGCTGGACGATCCCGGGGCACGCACGCCGGACGTCGGGGGTTCAGGCACGACCAGCGGGTTTGCCGCTGCCCTCATCGCCGCGCTCGCGCCATGA
- a CDS encoding TonB-dependent receptor yields the protein MAMRGHSDHKSALASGASRLTLGTAALAALLVAAPAFSQDTPTPTQQTAPQTGAVPVGLGAEAPPPDEAQAANEAATQDIIVTGSRIARRDYQSSSPIVTVDQSALASAGQPTLDRAIGQLPQFSAAQGLSQVGDVQARTGFSGGQSYSDLRGLGSNRSLVLLEGRRLIASNPNGSIDLNTIPTSMIGNVEVITGGASATYGSDAIAGVVNFKLRSKFTGVELTGRHGGTTQGDAATNQVTALIGADFADKRGNAMLAFEYADRAAVTGAERAFFQNIRLLARPPEGIIEAGQFGSQPTFAAVNAVLAGYPGTTPLTGTGAYTGAIGVNTDGTIFTTSAGTNCVQNYRGLSQGLLGLQITANCRQVAIANGNYFSVQVPLKKYNALAKADFEIADDVSVYGMFNFMHSSGRDSSSPGSSGPGKYFFVPLNSPFVTGNAGLQALLASRPVPSTAPLALTKLLTFAGARSQTFEYDVYQGVFGARGKLPGTALNFDIYGSLGRTNFINVQFNDVSKAAFQSIVDGTANYTGPSGTCRGFAFNPFGVQTLSPACREYAVRNNNNFNRTSQKIVEATVSGPLFALPGGDLSFAIGADYKNNSFSYQPDAALIRGDTPSFDNSSPTGGRQIVKEVFGELSVPIFRNWILGKSLTVDLGYRYADYTGFGGVSAYKGDVSYKPFDALLLRGGYQKAIRAPSLGELFAPTLTGANAIGAPPGAGDPCDSRSVFRTGANAAQVQALCIAQGVPASIYPTFTYVNDTAFGSSGGNPNLTPERANSYTIGGVLTPRFASPLFRTLNFSVDYYNISIKDAIGTLTLTTIIPRCFNSDGVSNPTYSPTNVFCQQIVSRDRASGAISFAREGALNLATYKTAGVDAQLDWGFGLDALGMSPNAGSLRLNAVVTYLLDFKVSSLPGSPVLDYAGSIGNSSVSPQISHPTWKANTSVGYSSGPFSITGTWRFIDKMIHQDRVANPASTTPGVPSYSYFDANAAFRVDDRFEFSFGLNNIGDKAPPFVSGQPLTTDSATYDIIGRTFFVGAKARF from the coding sequence ATGGCCATGCGGGGACATTCCGATCACAAGAGCGCGCTCGCGAGCGGCGCATCGCGCCTGACGCTGGGCACCGCCGCGCTGGCCGCGCTGCTCGTCGCCGCCCCGGCCTTCTCGCAGGACACGCCGACCCCGACCCAGCAGACCGCACCCCAGACCGGCGCGGTTCCGGTCGGACTGGGCGCCGAGGCCCCGCCACCCGACGAGGCGCAGGCCGCCAACGAGGCCGCGACGCAGGACATCATCGTCACGGGCTCGCGTATCGCGCGGCGCGACTATCAGTCGTCGAGCCCGATCGTCACCGTCGACCAGTCGGCGCTCGCTTCGGCCGGCCAGCCGACGCTCGACCGCGCGATCGGCCAGCTGCCGCAGTTCTCTGCGGCACAGGGCCTGAGCCAGGTCGGCGACGTCCAGGCGCGCACCGGCTTCTCGGGCGGGCAATCCTATTCGGATCTTCGCGGCCTCGGCTCGAACCGTTCACTCGTGTTGCTCGAGGGGCGCCGGCTGATCGCGTCGAACCCCAACGGCTCGATCGATCTCAACACCATCCCGACCTCGATGATCGGCAACGTCGAGGTTATCACCGGCGGCGCGTCGGCGACCTACGGCTCGGACGCGATCGCCGGCGTGGTCAACTTCAAGCTGCGCTCGAAGTTCACCGGGGTCGAGCTGACCGGCCGCCACGGCGGCACGACGCAGGGCGATGCCGCGACCAATCAGGTCACCGCGCTGATCGGCGCCGATTTCGCCGACAAGCGCGGCAATGCGATGCTCGCGTTCGAATACGCCGACCGCGCCGCGGTGACCGGCGCCGAGCGCGCGTTCTTTCAGAACATCCGACTGCTGGCGCGTCCGCCCGAGGGAATCATTGAGGCGGGCCAGTTCGGCTCGCAGCCGACCTTCGCCGCGGTCAACGCGGTGCTCGCCGGCTATCCCGGCACGACGCCGCTGACCGGCACCGGCGCCTACACCGGCGCGATCGGCGTCAACACCGACGGCACGATCTTCACCACCAGCGCAGGCACCAACTGCGTCCAGAACTACCGCGGATTGAGCCAAGGCCTGCTCGGCCTGCAGATCACCGCGAACTGTCGACAGGTGGCGATCGCCAACGGCAATTATTTTTCGGTCCAAGTGCCGCTCAAGAAGTACAACGCGCTCGCCAAGGCCGATTTCGAGATCGCCGATGACGTCTCCGTCTACGGCATGTTCAACTTCATGCATTCCAGCGGCCGCGACAGCAGCTCGCCGGGATCGTCGGGGCCGGGCAAGTATTTCTTCGTTCCGCTGAACAGCCCGTTCGTGACCGGAAACGCCGGGTTGCAGGCGTTGCTCGCCTCGCGGCCGGTGCCGTCGACCGCGCCGCTGGCGCTCACCAAGCTGCTGACCTTCGCCGGCGCGCGCTCGCAGACGTTCGAATATGACGTCTACCAAGGCGTGTTCGGCGCGCGTGGCAAGCTGCCCGGCACCGCGCTCAACTTCGACATCTACGGCTCGCTCGGCCGCACCAACTTCATCAACGTCCAGTTCAACGACGTCAGCAAGGCCGCCTTCCAGTCGATCGTCGACGGCACCGCCAACTACACCGGCCCGTCGGGCACCTGCCGCGGCTTCGCTTTCAACCCGTTCGGGGTGCAGACGCTCAGTCCGGCATGCCGCGAATATGCTGTGCGCAACAACAACAACTTCAACCGCACCAGCCAGAAGATCGTTGAGGCGACGGTCAGCGGCCCGCTGTTCGCGCTGCCCGGCGGCGACCTGAGCTTCGCGATCGGCGCCGACTACAAGAACAACAGCTTCAGCTACCAGCCCGACGCCGCGCTCATCCGCGGCGACACCCCGTCGTTCGACAATTCGAGTCCCACCGGCGGTCGCCAGATCGTCAAGGAAGTCTTCGGCGAGCTCTCCGTGCCGATCTTTCGCAACTGGATCCTTGGCAAGAGCCTGACGGTCGACCTGGGCTATCGCTATGCCGATTATACCGGCTTCGGCGGGGTCAGCGCGTACAAGGGCGACGTCAGCTACAAGCCGTTCGACGCGCTACTCCTGCGCGGTGGTTATCAGAAGGCGATCCGCGCGCCGAGCCTGGGCGAGTTGTTCGCACCGACGCTGACCGGCGCCAACGCGATCGGCGCGCCTCCGGGCGCGGGCGATCCGTGCGACAGCCGCAGCGTGTTCCGTACTGGCGCCAACGCCGCGCAGGTCCAGGCCTTGTGCATCGCGCAGGGCGTACCGGCGTCGATCTACCCTACCTTCACCTACGTCAACGACACCGCGTTCGGATCGTCGGGCGGGAACCCCAACCTGACGCCGGAGCGCGCTAACAGCTACACGATCGGCGGCGTCCTCACCCCGCGCTTTGCCAGCCCGCTGTTCCGCACGCTCAATTTCTCGGTCGATTACTACAACATCAGCATCAAGGACGCGATCGGCACGCTGACGCTGACGACGATCATCCCGCGCTGCTTCAACAGCGACGGCGTCAGCAACCCGACCTACTCGCCGACCAACGTGTTCTGCCAGCAGATCGTGTCGCGCGACCGGGCGTCGGGGGCGATCTCTTTCGCCCGTGAAGGCGCGCTGAATCTGGCGACCTACAAGACCGCCGGCGTCGATGCGCAGCTCGACTGGGGCTTCGGCCTCGACGCGCTGGGCATGTCACCGAATGCCGGATCGCTGCGGCTGAACGCGGTCGTCACCTACCTGCTCGACTTCAAGGTCTCGTCGCTGCCGGGCTCGCCGGTGCTCGACTATGCCGGCAGCATCGGCAACTCGTCCGTCAGCCCGCAGATCTCGCACCCGACGTGGAAGGCGAACACCTCAGTCGGCTACAGCTCGGGGCCGTTCAGCATCACCGGTACTTGGCGCTTCATCGACAAGATGATCCATCAGGATCGCGTCGCCAATCCGGCGTCGACGACGCCCGGAGTCCCGAGCTACAGCTACTTCGACGCCAACGCCGCCTTCCGGGTCGACGACCGCTTCGAATTCTCGTTCGGGCTGAACAACATCGGCGACAAGGCACCGCCGTTCGTCAGTGGCCAGCCGCTGACCACCGACTCAGCGACCTACGACATCATCGGCCGCACGTTCTTCGTCGGCGCGAAGGCGCGGTTCTGA
- a CDS encoding AbrB family transcriptional regulator: MRRWALLGAASVLLALVLDLAGLPAAWLLAPMLAAIAAAVGGMEAKLPGAASTAAQALIGCLIAHAIAPGIFATLARDWALFLGVSAATIAASGLLGYLLAQWRVVPGTVAIWGSSPGGATAMVIMAQAWGADARLVAVMVYLRVVMVAALASAVALAFTGHVARTPMVATWSHAIDPAALALTAAVASAGALVGRWSRLPAGALMGAMAVGALLNLLDVARVSPSRLLMIPAYIVIGWRIGLGFTRETLSASARALPRLALASATLLAFGAAMAWLLVRYAGVDPLTAYLATSPGGMDAVAVIASTSAADAPFVMALQVVRFLMVMAIGPALATRLAARSMR; the protein is encoded by the coding sequence ATGCGGCGTTGGGCGCTGCTTGGTGCGGCGTCGGTGCTGCTGGCGCTGGTGCTCGACCTCGCCGGGCTGCCCGCCGCTTGGCTGCTCGCGCCGATGCTCGCTGCGATCGCCGCGGCCGTCGGGGGGATGGAAGCGAAGCTGCCCGGCGCGGCGTCGACCGCGGCGCAGGCGCTGATCGGCTGCCTGATCGCGCACGCCATCGCGCCCGGCATCTTCGCGACGCTGGCGCGCGACTGGGCGCTGTTCCTGGGCGTATCCGCCGCGACGATCGCCGCAAGCGGGCTGCTTGGCTATCTGCTTGCGCAGTGGCGGGTGGTGCCCGGCACGGTTGCGATTTGGGGGTCGAGCCCCGGCGGCGCGACCGCGATGGTCATCATGGCGCAGGCGTGGGGCGCCGACGCGCGGTTGGTGGCGGTGATGGTCTATCTGCGCGTTGTGATGGTCGCCGCACTCGCCTCCGCCGTCGCGCTGGCGTTCACCGGACACGTCGCGCGCACGCCGATGGTCGCGACGTGGAGCCACGCGATCGATCCCGCCGCATTGGCGCTGACCGCCGCGGTGGCCAGCGCAGGCGCGCTCGTCGGACGCTGGTCGCGGCTGCCGGCGGGCGCGCTGATGGGCGCAATGGCGGTCGGCGCGCTGCTCAACCTGCTCGACGTCGCACGGGTCAGCCCGTCGCGGCTGCTGATGATTCCGGCGTATATCGTCATCGGCTGGCGGATCGGGCTGGGCTTCACGCGCGAGACGCTGTCGGCTTCCGCCCGCGCGCTGCCGCGGCTGGCGCTGGCCAGCGCGACGCTGCTGGCGTTCGGGGCTGCGATGGCGTGGCTGCTGGTGCGCTACGCCGGCGTCGATCCGCTGACCGCCTATCTGGCCACCAGCCCCGGCGGGATGGACGCGGTGGCGGTGATCGCGTCGACCAGCGCGGCCGACGCACCGTTCGTCATGGCGCTGCAGGTCGTGCGGTTCCTGATGGTCATGGCGATCGGTCCGGCGCTCGCGACACGTCTCGCTGCGCGGTCGATGCGGTGA
- a CDS encoding CitMHS family transporter: MLSLIAFAMVATFMVLIMTKRLSAIIALILVPTAFALLAGFSAGLGDMMMAGVRELAPTGVMLVFAILYFGLMIDVGLFDPLIRAIVRVVHGDPVRILMGTAILALAVSLDGDGATTYMITTAAMLPLYRHLRMDVRMLACVVIMSGGVMNLLPWGGPTARVMSVLKLDAATVFVPLIVPMVATALWVLFVAYRFGLHERARLAGLPEEAIDEDASAATILTQDADAHVEARRPKLIWFNFLLTAALMIALVLGLLPLAVLFMLAFAVAMTINFPSLADQRDRLTAHAGNALAVAGLIFAAGIFTGILSGTHMVDAMAATVTHNIPPALGPYLAPITALLSAPFTFFISNDAFYFGMLPILAEAGAQYGITPAQMGRAALMGQQIHLLSPLVASTYLLVGFVGIELGEHQRFTLKWALGSFVVFTLVSLLIGVFPFYSTP; the protein is encoded by the coding sequence CTGCTGTCGCTGATCGCGTTCGCGATGGTCGCGACGTTCATGGTTCTCATCATGACGAAGCGGCTGTCGGCGATCATCGCGCTAATTCTGGTGCCGACCGCCTTCGCGTTGCTGGCGGGCTTCTCCGCAGGGCTCGGCGACATGATGATGGCGGGGGTGCGCGAACTCGCCCCGACCGGCGTCATGCTGGTCTTCGCGATCCTCTATTTCGGGCTGATGATCGACGTCGGTCTGTTTGATCCGCTGATCCGCGCGATCGTCCGCGTCGTCCATGGCGACCCGGTGCGCATCCTGATGGGCACGGCGATCCTGGCGCTGGCGGTGTCGCTCGACGGCGACGGCGCGACGACCTACATGATCACCACCGCGGCGATGCTGCCGCTCTACCGGCACCTGCGGATGGACGTGCGGATGCTCGCCTGCGTCGTCATCATGAGCGGCGGGGTGATGAACCTGCTGCCGTGGGGCGGGCCGACCGCGCGGGTGATGAGCGTGCTGAAGCTCGACGCGGCGACGGTGTTCGTGCCGCTGATCGTTCCGATGGTCGCGACCGCGCTGTGGGTGCTGTTCGTCGCCTATCGCTTCGGCCTGCACGAGCGCGCGCGGCTTGCCGGCCTGCCCGAGGAGGCGATCGACGAGGACGCCAGCGCCGCGACGATCCTGACGCAGGACGCCGACGCCCATGTCGAGGCGCGTCGGCCCAAACTCATCTGGTTCAACTTTCTGCTCACCGCCGCGCTGATGATCGCGCTGGTGCTGGGATTGCTGCCGCTCGCCGTGCTGTTCATGCTCGCCTTCGCCGTCGCGATGACGATCAACTTCCCCTCGCTTGCCGACCAGCGCGACCGGCTGACGGCGCACGCGGGCAACGCCCTGGCGGTAGCAGGACTGATCTTCGCCGCCGGCATCTTCACCGGCATTTTGTCGGGCACGCACATGGTCGACGCGATGGCGGCGACCGTCACGCACAACATTCCCCCCGCGCTCGGACCCTATCTGGCACCGATCACCGCGCTCCTAAGCGCGCCGTTCACCTTCTTCATCTCGAACGACGCCTTCTATTTCGGGATGCTGCCGATCCTGGCGGAGGCCGGTGCGCAATACGGCATCACGCCCGCGCAGATGGGCCGCGCCGCGCTGATGGGGCAGCAGATCCATCTGCTGAGCCCGCTCGTTGCCTCGACCTATCTGCTCGTCGGCTTCGTCGGGATCGAGCTTGGCGAGCATCAGCGCTTCACGCTCAAATGGGCGCTGGGATCTTTCGTGGTGTTCACTTTGGTATCGCTGCTTATCGGCGTCTTCCCCTTCTACTCTACGCCGTGA
- a CDS encoding sensor histidine kinase, with protein sequence MPRQARSIAARMLRGMVIPVLSLALILGVGGAWVIDQSVQAVNDRILSAASRAIVDSLTVEDGAIGLNLSPAIFGMLEDAARDNVYYSVRHRGRVLTGYHDLPNVAPARLGDTDVAFGDTVYLGRPVRVVAEARRLPQVDGVVIVQVAETLDARRRIANRLLTGLIVLELVLIGTTLALLPLAIRWGLRPLHRVRGEMDRRAASDLAPLPLDQVPGELRDLVGAFNAMLGRLDSAIVGIRRFTADASHQMRTPLSILRTHIALLRRADPGSAAARESIDDIDQASDRLQHLIVQLLALARADSAEPARVERAAVDANEIAAAAAAEHAVAAVRAGIDFTFERLPGAPAILTNRTLTAELIGNLIDNAIKHNSPGGSVRVALEAAGDRLAVAIEDDGPGIPPEERGNVFDRFTRLHRDPSRGSGLGLSIAEALATAVGAGLALETPASGRGLRAVATFDVAPVTAS encoded by the coding sequence ATGCCGCGGCAGGCTCGGTCGATCGCCGCGCGGATGCTGCGCGGGATGGTAATCCCGGTTCTGTCGCTGGCGTTGATCCTAGGAGTAGGCGGCGCATGGGTGATCGACCAGTCGGTCCAAGCCGTCAACGACCGCATCCTCAGCGCAGCGTCGCGCGCGATCGTCGATTCGCTGACGGTCGAGGACGGTGCGATCGGGCTTAACCTGTCGCCCGCGATCTTCGGCATGCTCGAGGACGCCGCCCGCGACAACGTCTACTACAGCGTGCGCCACCGCGGCCGCGTGCTGACGGGCTATCACGACTTGCCGAACGTCGCGCCGGCGAGGCTGGGCGACACGGACGTCGCGTTCGGCGACACCGTCTATCTGGGGCGTCCGGTGCGGGTTGTGGCGGAGGCAAGGCGGCTGCCGCAGGTCGATGGCGTCGTGATCGTCCAGGTCGCCGAGACGCTCGACGCGCGGCGGCGGATCGCCAACCGGCTGCTGACCGGGCTGATCGTGCTCGAGCTGGTACTGATCGGCACCACACTGGCGCTGCTGCCGCTGGCGATCCGCTGGGGACTCAGGCCGCTGCACCGCGTGCGCGGTGAGATGGACCGACGCGCGGCGTCCGACCTCGCGCCGCTGCCGCTTGATCAGGTGCCGGGCGAGCTGCGCGACTTGGTCGGCGCGTTCAACGCGATGCTTGGCCGGCTCGATTCGGCGATCGTCGGCATCCGCCGCTTCACCGCTGACGCATCGCATCAGATGCGCACGCCGCTGTCGATCCTGCGTACCCATATCGCGTTGCTGCGTCGCGCCGATCCGGGCAGCGCGGCGGCGCGCGAATCGATCGACGACATCGACCAGGCGAGCGACCGGCTGCAGCATCTGATCGTGCAACTGCTCGCCCTCGCGCGTGCCGACAGCGCCGAACCCGCGCGGGTCGAGCGCGCCGCGGTCGACGCCAACGAGATCGCCGCCGCCGCCGCCGCCGAGCATGCCGTGGCGGCGGTGCGCGCGGGCATCGACTTCACCTTCGAACGACTACCCGGTGCGCCGGCGATCCTGACCAACCGGACCCTCACCGCCGAGTTGATCGGCAACCTGATCGACAATGCGATCAAGCACAATTCGCCCGGTGGCAGCGTCCGTGTGGCGCTGGAGGCTGCCGGCGACCGGCTGGCGGTGGCGATTGAGGACGACGGCCCCGGCATCCCGCCCGAGGAGCGCGGCAACGTCTTCGACCGGTTCACTCGGCTGCACCGCGATCCGTCACGCGGCAGCGGCCTGGGGCTGTCGATCGCCGAGGCACTGGCGACGGCGGTCGGCGCAGGGCTGGCGCTGGAAACACCCGCGTCGGGCCGGGGGCTGCGCGCGGTCGCGACGTTCGACGTGGCTCCCGTGACAGCATCGTGA
- a CDS encoding response regulator transcription factor, with protein MPRPPAARRRRGRQEVAIVLLSTLACAIPSRFGRRTPVDAISPIRESRRIAGPSQRGGKGGRVARILLVEDDVPLARGLAATLRESGHAVDIASDGEVAWAMATDEPYALVTLDLGLPGMTGLDVLRRLRAGGNKVPVLILTARDALEDRLTGLDSGADDYMLKPFEPSELEARIRALLRRARGDADPILTIGTLTIDTARGAAAIAGRAIELRRREWAVLERLAARVGKVVDKDRLTSEVFGYDEAVAPNAIEVYVARLRRKLEPDGPRIRTIRGLGYVLDAQ; from the coding sequence ATGCCGCGACCGCCAGCAGCGCGGCGACGGCGAGGGCGACAGGAAGTAGCCATCGTCCTCCTCTCCACGCTAGCATGCGCCATACCCTCCCGGTTCGGTCGTCGGACGCCTGTCGACGCGATATCGCCCATCAGAGAGAGTCGCCGTATAGCTGGGCCGAGTCAACGCGGGGGCAAAGGAGGAAGGGTGGCGCGGATCCTGCTGGTCGAGGACGACGTACCACTCGCGAGGGGGCTGGCGGCGACGCTGCGCGAGTCGGGCCACGCGGTCGACATCGCCTCGGACGGCGAGGTGGCGTGGGCGATGGCGACCGACGAACCGTATGCGTTGGTGACCCTCGACCTGGGCTTGCCCGGAATGACGGGACTCGACGTGCTTCGCCGGCTGCGCGCGGGCGGAAACAAGGTGCCGGTCCTGATCCTTACTGCGCGCGATGCGCTTGAGGACCGGCTTACCGGCCTCGATTCGGGCGCCGACGATTATATGCTCAAACCGTTCGAGCCGAGCGAGCTCGAGGCGCGCATCCGAGCGCTGCTGCGACGCGCCCGCGGCGACGCCGATCCGATCCTGACGATCGGCACGCTGACGATCGACACCGCGCGCGGCGCGGCCGCGATCGCTGGCCGCGCCATCGAGCTAAGGCGGCGCGAATGGGCGGTGCTCGAACGGCTGGCAGCGCGGGTCGGCAAGGTCGTCGACAAGGACCGGCTGACGTCGGAAGTGTTCGGGTACGACGAAGCGGTCGCGCCTAACGCGATCGAGGTCTACGTCGCGCGGCTCAGGCGCAAGCTCGAGCCCGACGGCCCGCGCATTCGCACGATCCGAGGGCTCGGCTACGTGCTGGACGCGCAGTGA
- a CDS encoding ABC transporter substrate-binding protein, with translation MAALSRDDVAAAADREGVVEIWSTTDLDRVKDLLADFRRLHPRIKVVYSDVHGSDLQTDFLRAARGGGGTADLLWSSAMDLQIKLVNDGHAATYRSPEAANLPDWAKWKDQAWGITAEPIVIVYNKRLIARDQVPTSHIGLRKFLESGPADGRRAVATYDISRSAVGYLYLSQDEQASSDVWRLVRAMGRDRLKLYTSAEDILRDVSAGSAAIGYNIVGSYALDEMSRHADLGVIMPQDYTLVMSRIAMIPNRARHPAAARLFLDFLLSRSGQRRLAEHHITPARSDVIIPAQLQTPAVPLRAIRVGPALLVTNDRLTRSHFLALWRQSLSPSTL, from the coding sequence GTGGCGGCCCTGAGCCGCGATGATGTCGCTGCCGCGGCGGATCGCGAGGGTGTGGTCGAGATATGGTCGACGACAGATCTCGACCGGGTGAAGGACCTGCTCGCAGACTTCCGCCGCCTGCACCCCCGCATCAAGGTCGTCTATTCGGACGTGCATGGTAGCGACCTGCAGACTGACTTCCTCCGCGCCGCGCGTGGCGGCGGCGGTACCGCCGATCTGCTGTGGAGTTCCGCTATGGACCTGCAGATCAAGCTGGTGAACGACGGTCATGCGGCCACGTATCGCTCGCCCGAAGCGGCTAATTTACCCGATTGGGCGAAGTGGAAGGACCAAGCCTGGGGCATCACCGCCGAGCCGATAGTGATTGTCTACAACAAGCGGTTGATCGCGCGCGATCAGGTGCCGACGAGCCATATCGGCTTGCGCAAATTCCTGGAAAGCGGCCCGGCCGACGGGCGCCGGGCGGTCGCGACCTACGATATCAGCCGATCAGCCGTGGGGTATTTGTACCTTTCGCAGGACGAGCAGGCCTCGAGCGACGTGTGGCGGCTGGTCCGCGCGATGGGCCGCGACCGGCTCAAACTCTACACGTCTGCGGAGGACATCCTGCGTGACGTCTCGGCCGGCAGCGCGGCGATCGGCTACAACATCGTCGGTTCCTATGCGCTCGACGAAATGTCGAGGCACGCGGATCTCGGCGTCATCATGCCGCAGGACTATACGTTGGTGATGTCGCGGATCGCCATGATCCCGAACCGCGCGCGGCACCCGGCGGCGGCGCGGCTGTTTCTCGATTTCCTGCTTTCGAGAAGCGGACAGCGCCGGCTGGCTGAACACCACATTACGCCAGCGCGAAGCGACGTGATCATTCCCGCGCAGCTGCAGACGCCTGCGGTGCCGCTACGCGCGATCCGCGTCGGGCCGGCGCTGCTCGTAACGAACGACAGACTGACTCGCTCGCATTTCCTGGCGCTGTGGCGACAATCACTATCACCCAGCACGTTGTGA
- a CDS encoding NADH:ubiquinone oxidoreductase subunit NDUFA12 has protein sequence MGINLNPFTWWNGATIGTWFGLRGKSAVGEDALGNVYYEGGRDTAGNPRRWVIYSGSNDASRISPEWFGWLHHQIDDVPDRALPPAKPWVKPAVPNLTGTPLAYRPAGALEKGGRRASATGDYEAWTPDA, from the coding sequence ATGGGCATCAACCTCAATCCCTTCACCTGGTGGAACGGCGCCACCATCGGCACCTGGTTCGGACTGCGCGGCAAGTCCGCGGTCGGCGAGGATGCGCTTGGCAACGTCTATTACGAGGGTGGGCGCGACACCGCGGGTAATCCGCGGCGCTGGGTGATCTATTCGGGATCGAACGATGCCAGCCGCATCTCGCCCGAATGGTTCGGGTGGTTGCACCACCAGATCGACGACGTGCCCGATCGCGCGCTGCCGCCGGCGAAGCCGTGGGTGAAGCCCGCAGTGCCAAACCTGACCGGCACGCCGCTTGCCTATCGCCCGGCCGGCGCGCTGGAGAAGGGCGGCAGGCGGGCGTCGGCGACCGGCGATTATGAGGCATGGACGCCCGACGCATGA